The Phoenix dactylifera cultivar Barhee BC4 unplaced genomic scaffold, palm_55x_up_171113_PBpolish2nd_filt_p 001026F, whole genome shotgun sequence genome includes a window with the following:
- the LOC120103997 gene encoding 3-dehydrosphinganine reductase TSC10A-like, which produces MASLFLLFLLVVPFAALLLLLLLAAIVRPRRVRIPIKGRHVLITGGSSGIGLALARRAAAEGARISILARNPTRLQEARDAIRLATGVDAAVLAADVRDPAAVARALEEAGPVEVLVCNQGVFVPQELEVQELEEVRFMVEVNLMGSFHLIKAALPGMKTRARETGLPVSIALMSSQAGQVGVYGYTAYSASKFGLRGLAEALQHEVIADNIHVSLIFPPDTETPGFAEEHKRRPELTRIIAGSSGGMKADDVAEKALKGIKSGTFIIPCNFEGTMLSIATAGLSPQRSYLIAFVEVFSAGFMRLLGLCFQWNWFNTIEKWHAKKSNK; this is translated from the exons ATGGCTTCCCTCTTCTTACTCTTCCTCCTCGTCGTCCCCTTCgccgccctcctcctcctccttctcctggCAGCTATCGTCCGCCCACGACGCGTCCGGATCCCCATCAAGGGCCGCCACGTCCTCATCACCGGCGGGTCTAGCGGCATCGGCCTCGCCCTCGCCCGccgcgccgccgccgagggcgcCCGCATCTCCATCCTCGCCCGCAACCCCACCCGCCTCCAGGAGGCCCGCGACGCCATCCGACTCGCCACCGGCGTCGACGCTGCCGTCCTCGCCGCCGACGTCCGGGACCCCGCCGCCGTAGCTCGGGCCCTCGAGGAGGCCGGCCCCGTCGAAGTTCTTGTCTGCAACCAGGGCGTGTTCGTGCCTCAGGAGCTGGAGGTCCAGGAGCTAGAGGAGGTTCGCTTCATGGTGGAGGTCAACCTCATGGGCTCTTTCCACCTCATCAAAGCCGCCCTTCCCGGCATGAAGACCAGAGCCAGGGAGACTGGCCTCCCCGTCTCCATCGCCCTCATGTCCTCCCAAGCCGGCCAG GTGGGTGTTTATGGTTACACAGCTTACTCTGCAAGCAAATTTGGACTTCGTGGATTGGCAGAGGCTTTGCAGCATGAGGTTATTGCAGATAATATTCACGTGTCCCTCATATTTCCTCCCGACACAGAGACACCAGGATTTGCTGAAG AGCACAAGAGAAGACCAGAGCTCACCCGTATAATAGCTGGGTCTTCAGGTGGAATGAAGGCTGACGATGTTGCTGAAAAAGCTCTAAAGGgcatcaaatctggaacatTTATCATCCCTTGTAACTTTGAGGGAACCATGTTGTCTATCGCTACTGCTGGTTTATCTCCTCAGAGATCATATCTGATAGCATTTGTCGAGGTGTTCAGTGCTGGCTTCATGCGCCTTTTGGGTCTATGCTTTCAATGGAATTGGTTCAACACTATAGAGAAGTGGCATGCCAAAAAAAGCA